CAGCACCGCGCGCCAGCCGCTCAACCTGATCGATGCGCGGATCATGCTCGATGCGCACGACGGCACCTGGTCGCTGAGCTTCTGGGGCCGCAACCTCAAGAACCAGAAATACCTCTCCGACTGGGTGGTCGGCGGGTTTGCCCATCCGGCCGAACCGCGCACCTTCGGCGCCGACCTGCGCTGGAATTTCTTCTAGGGCGCGCAGGCCCATACGCTTGCCCCTGGGGCGGCCCGCGGTATCGGGGCCGCCCTTTTTGTTGCCGGCGGCAGCGCCAGTCGCTAAAGCCCGCGCGCGGATGGCCGATAGCGTGGGGCGCAGGGGCTCGATGCGAGAATCTGGATATGGGCGATGAGCGGATGGTGGCGCGACAGCATGTGGAAGGCACGGTGCGCGAGGCCGTGGTGATCGGCCTGCCGGCCGATTGCCGCATGGCCGCGCTGGGCCCGCTGCTGCGCGAGCTGGTGCAGGCGCTGGACGCGCCGGCGACGGTGCTCGACGGCCGTGCCGTGGAGCGCGTGGACACCGCCGCGCTGCAGCTCCTGCTGCTGTTTCGCCGCGAGGCGGCGGCGCGCCGGCATGCGGTGCGCTGGCTGGGCGCAAGCCAGGTGCTGCGCGATGCCGCCGGCGTGCTCGGTCTGGCGCAGGCGTTGGACCTGCCAGCCGACAGCCGGCCTGATCGATCCGAACAAGACAAGCAATGACGAGGTAAGCAGATGGCAAGGATTCTCGCGGTGGACGATTCGGCCTCGATGCGCGGCATGGTGGCCTTCACCCTGCGCGGCGCCGGGCACGAGGTGGTGGAGGCCGAGAATGGCCGGCAGGCGCTGGATCTGGCCGCCGCCTCGACCTTCGACCTGGTGCTGGCCGACGTCAACATGCCGGTGATGGACGGCATCAGCATGGTGCGCGAAATGCGCACCATGCCCGCCTACAAGGGGGTGCCGATCCTGGTGCTGACCACCGAGTCGCATACCGACAAAAAGATGGAAGGCAAGGCGGCCGGGGCGACCGGCTGGCTGGTCAAGCCGTTCGATCCCGATCAGCTGCTGGCCACGGTCAAGCGCGTGCTGGGCTGAAGGCTTTTCCGCATCTTCATCACGACCGATCCGAAGGCCGTCCAGCCATGAACCAAGGCGCACTGGCGCAGTTTCAACGGGTCTTCGTCGAGGAGAGCCTGGAAGGGCTCGACACGATGGAGGCCGCGCTGCTCGCCCTGGATCAGGGCGGCGGCGACGATCCGGAGCGCGTGCACACCATCTTCCGCGCCGCGCATTCGATCAAGGGCGGGGCCGGCACGTTCGGCTTTCCGGCCATCGCCGCCTTCACCCACGACATGGAGTCGCTGCTGGACGAGGCGCGCAGCGGTCGCCGCGTCATCGACCCGCCGTTGATCGAGCTCCTGCTGCGCGCGGTCGACGTGCTGCGCGGCATGTTCGCGCGGGCGCAGGCCGGCGCGTCGCCCGAGGACGCCGCGAGCGAGGCGGTGCGCGGCGAACTCGCGGCCATGCTCGGGCGGGCCGCGCCGACGGCCGCGCAGGCGCCCGCGGCCCAGGCTGCGGCGGGCGGCTGGCGCATCCGCTTCCGGCCGCATCCGGACATGCTGGCCGGCGGCAACGATCCGCTGCGCCTCATCCGCGAGCTGGCCGAACTGGGTCCGCTCAAGGTGCACGCCGAGCTCGACCGGCTGCCGCGCCTGGCCGATCTCGATCCCGCCCAATGCCATCTGGGCTGGACGCTGGAGCTGGAGGCGCCGGTGGAGCGCGCCCGGGTGGCGGCGGTGTTCGACTGGGTCGAGGGCGAATGCGATCTTGCCA
The DNA window shown above is from Aerosticca soli and carries:
- a CDS encoding STAS domain-containing protein — encoded protein: MGDERMVARQHVEGTVREAVVIGLPADCRMAALGPLLRELVQALDAPATVLDGRAVERVDTAALQLLLLFRREAAARRHAVRWLGASQVLRDAAGVLGLAQALDLPADSRPDRSEQDKQ
- a CDS encoding response regulator, encoding MARILAVDDSASMRGMVAFTLRGAGHEVVEAENGRQALDLAAASTFDLVLADVNMPVMDGISMVREMRTMPAYKGVPILVLTTESHTDKKMEGKAAGATGWLVKPFDPDQLLATVKRVLG